CAAAAGGATTGTGGGTATTTTCATTGTAATCAATTGCAGAGCATGACTATCTTGTTTTTAATTGCTGTTCCAAcctattgtttattatattatgATGGGTCTCCATATCTCACCAGCAATATCCAATTTATGTGGGGTTATTTTGAGGGAGGAAATATACGACAAACCTCCAAATTGTATAAAAATCATatgttgattaaaataaaatccaGGTTGGATAGGTTCGGTTAAGACGAAATTATCAAGCTATATTTCAGATGACTTGCTATTATCACTATTAATCCCAGAAGACTGTACCACACTTCGCTCGCTTTTTGATTCTAATAATTTGACTTTTTTCTCGTTCATCACTGTCTTCTTCTTCGCCTTCTTTTCATCGATGTACACAATGAAGGTATATAAGAAAGGGTTGATTGATGAATTGATAGGGACGATGAGAATCACTGTCCAGGCATAGAGAGAAGGGTGGAGGGTGACTGCACCGGTCTGAGAAAGGATACCCATGATGATGACTGGCATCCAACAGACGAGGTCTGTAGCAACGATCATCGCCATACGAACAGCCAATTTGGTCTCTTGCTTATTGGAGCTGTTCTTTCGAACTTTGGCCGAAGAACGACGAGCCGTGATAAAGATCATAATGTAACATATCAAGATCAAAGTGAAAGACACCAGATTAAAgccaatgaaaataatgatggaaAGCAACCATGGAGGCCTGGAACCCCTTTCATTAATCTTGAAATTAACCTGATACTCAAAGTAGAAATGTCCAGTGATTTCCAGAACTCCAGTATCTTTCGCCTCTACATGAAGCGGCAAACCAAGGCAGACGTCGGAAAGTCCGTACACGTCAGGTCTGTATGACGTAACAATCACCAATCCGATACTCAACAGTATAGTCAACGACCAAGCTGCACCAATAAGAATCTTAGACCCCTTGTGACCAATCCTTAAATTTGGGCGGAACGGGAACATGATCCATATGAACCTATCTATGGTGATCAAGGTCAGGGTTAGAACCGATGCTTCACTGGATAAGAATCCTAGAAATCCAGCAAATCTACAAATGTTGGAATCCCGCCACTGAGGGGCGCTCAGGTAGAAGGTATTGCCATACTTAAGATCGGCAGACGTAATGATAATCATGTAAACCCCCATCAATATATCAGCCATAGCTAAACTACTTATCATGGTATTCTGGACCTTATCTTTCGGTTTCTTCCTGTCTTTCGGCTTCTTTTTATCCCATAGCCGAAGGAAGAGAACGGTGCCATTGCCAGCAATGGCCAACAGACCCATGACCCACCCTGCAATCCTCAATGCCAAATTTGGATATAACCTGCTACAGGTGTCCAAGGCACTGGTCTGGGATGTCCTGGCACAAGTGGTATTTTCCGATAGTAAACAGCACAGTCTATTGTCAGAAGTTGACCTGAATGCAAGAATAAAACCATTTTGTTTGTCATTTAGATGAAAGcaaaggcctacatgtatgtcaactGAGCATTTTCCCCATTATAGGGGTTGTGAACCCCGAAAGAAT
This Lytechinus pictus isolate F3 Inbred chromosome 9, Lp3.0, whole genome shotgun sequence DNA region includes the following protein-coding sequences:
- the LOC129267827 gene encoding G-protein coupled receptor GRL101-like; this encodes MVYGEWDLFGNALDYLQPGVFSGLTNLRQLSLYENRIRGIDKGVFDDLQELRFLYLQSNEIKDIQVGALSHLGKLEILNLASNSINILSSGVFAGLQSLQYLFLTNNHIHTIEGHAFDSLANLQYLFFLDTELRDVDSNALTGLASLQKMSTSDNRLCCLLSENTTCARTSQTSALDTCSRLYPNLALRIAGWVMGLLAIAGNGTVLFLRLWDKKKPKDRKKPKDKVQNTMISSLAMADILMGVYMIIITSADLKYGNTFYLSAPQWRDSNICRFAGFLGFLSSEASVLTLTLITIDRFIWIMFPFRPNLRIGHKGSKILIGAAWSLTILLSIGLVIVTSYRPDVYGLSDVCLGLPLHVEAKDTGVLEITGHFYFEYQVNFKINERGSRPPWLLSIIIFIGFNLVSFTLILICYIMIFITARRSSAKVRKNSSNKQETKLAVRMAMIVATDLVCWMPVIIMGILSQTGAVTLHPSLYAWTVILIVPINSSINPFLYTFIVYIDEKKAKKKTVMNEKKVKLLESKSERSVVQSSGINSDNSKSSEI